One region of Gorilla gorilla gorilla isolate KB3781 chromosome 13, NHGRI_mGorGor1-v2.1_pri, whole genome shotgun sequence genomic DNA includes:
- the TEX48 gene encoding testis-expressed protein 48 has protein sequence MAAHQNLISKIFCLCCRDCQEPYAINDSKVPSQTQEHKPSTQNFQLQKDEFDRQNPKRINAVSHLPSRTPLNQTKKSTSSGSSEFEDLNAYASQRNFYKRNLNRYCQERWPFQPCLTGRP, from the exons aTGG CAGCCCACCAAAACCTGATCTCGAAGATCTTCTGTTTATGCTGCAGGGACTGTCAGGAGCCCTATGCCATCAATGACTCCAAGGTTCCCAGTCAAACCCAAGAGCACAAGCCATCGACCCAAA ATTTTCAGCTTCAGAAGGATGAATTTGACAGACAAAATCCCAAGCGCATTAACGCAGTCTCCCATTTGCCTTCGAGAACACCCCTGAACCAGACAAAAAAGAGCACTTCCTCCGGCAGCAGTGAGTTTGAGG atCTGAACGCATATGCTTCCCAAAGAAATTTTTACAAGAGAAACTTAAACCGCTACTGCCAGGAGCGCTGGCCATTCCAGCCATGCCTCACTGGGAGGCCCTGA
- the TEX53 gene encoding testis-expressed protein 53: MGSKIFCCCRKTSEGSSTTVGFHNPRMFEQHHPRSFNLNTNSLHSAVPKRHPRLPYDNRIMLKACTLRRP, from the exons ATGGGGTCCAAGATCTTCTGTTGTTGCCGCAAGACCAGCGAGGGGTCTTCCACCACTGTTGGCTTCCACAATCCAAGAATGTTTGAACAGCATCATCCACGGTCCTTCA ATCTGAACACAAATTCTCTCCACAGTGCTGTACCAAAAAGACATCCACGCCTCCCCTATGACAACCGCATTATGCTCAAGGCGTGCACCCTTAGGAGGCCATGA